A DNA window from Paenibacillus antri contains the following coding sequences:
- a CDS encoding serine hydrolase domain-containing protein, producing MDAPRNDVSTEPPRFAPDAGGKTWTFASPAEANMDPAPLLQADEDIQKRFPKMRCFLVAKDGALVFERYYGGADASTRLDLRSATKSATAAVAACAGALGDDGGEKPPTLEALFPELLPRAASEDVRATTTRQLLAMTSGLHWKTGKRLGEAFVPRLHRSRHWVRFALRLPVDPETRGAFVYRSVDSHLLSAAVTAATGRPASDVAQEAIFGPLGIAPPPWEADPQGVTVGHIGLALTGRDLAKLGWLHATGGVWEGRRILPPDYVRLAFTPLGEGLPAFGRYGGHWWIARAATGEAVRCALGHGGQLVFVVPERRLAAVFAADPKVSRWKHPLSLFERYVLAADPDGPGAASPPPS from the coding sequence ATGGACGCCCCAAGGAACGACGTCTCGACGGAGCCCCCGCGGTTCGCCCCGGACGCGGGCGGAAAGACGTGGACGTTCGCCTCGCCGGCGGAGGCGAACATGGACCCGGCGCCGCTCCTCCAAGCGGACGAAGACATTCAGAAGCGCTTCCCGAAGATGCGCTGCTTCCTCGTCGCGAAAGACGGGGCCCTCGTCTTCGAGCGGTACTATGGCGGCGCGGACGCCTCGACGCGCCTCGACCTGCGCTCCGCGACGAAGAGCGCGACCGCGGCCGTCGCCGCCTGCGCCGGCGCGCTCGGCGACGACGGCGGCGAGAAGCCGCCGACGCTGGAGGCGCTGTTCCCGGAGCTGCTGCCTCGCGCGGCGAGCGAGGACGTTCGCGCGACGACGACCCGGCAGCTGCTGGCGATGACGTCCGGTCTGCACTGGAAGACCGGCAAGCGGCTCGGCGAAGCGTTCGTGCCGCGGCTGCACCGCTCGCGTCACTGGGTTCGCTTCGCGCTCCGGCTGCCGGTCGATCCCGAGACGCGGGGCGCCTTCGTGTATCGCAGCGTCGACTCGCATCTGCTCTCGGCCGCGGTCACCGCGGCGACCGGCCGCCCTGCGTCCGACGTCGCGCAGGAAGCGATCTTCGGCCCGCTCGGCATCGCGCCGCCGCCGTGGGAAGCCGACCCGCAGGGCGTCACGGTCGGCCATATCGGGCTCGCGCTCACCGGGCGCGACCTCGCGAAGCTCGGCTGGCTGCACGCGACCGGCGGCGTATGGGAAGGGCGGCGCATCCTGCCGCCCGACTACGTGCGCCTCGCGTTCACGCCGCTCGGGGAAGGGCTGCCCGCCTTCGGCCGATACGGCGGGCACTGGTGGATCGCCCGCGCGGCGACGGGCGAGGCGGTCCGCTGCGCCCTCGGGCACGGCGGGCAGCTCGTCTTCGTCGTGCCGGAGCGCCGGCTCGCGGCCGTCTTCGCCGCCGACCCGAAGGTCAGCCGCTGGAAGCACCCGCTGTCGCTGTTCGAGCGATACGTGCTCGCCGCGGACCCGGACGGCCCCGGCGCAGCCTCTCCGCCCCCGTCTTAG